A single window of Rhodamnia argentea isolate NSW1041297 chromosome 5, ASM2092103v1, whole genome shotgun sequence DNA harbors:
- the LOC115730162 gene encoding transaldolase, which translates to MATISKLSSPTPCSSLRPSVGHPRSSRPLCFLELQSRTAFLSRVAAASSSAGLSVGSNRRSRSSLVVTCSQNVANGSVVERTALHDLYEREGQSPWYDNLCRPVTDLIPLIASGVRGVTSNPAIFQKAISSSNAYNDQFRELVQSGKDIESAYWELVVKDIQDACKLFEPIYDQTDGGDGYVSVEVSPRLADDTEGTVEAAKWLHKVVNRPNVYIKIPATAPCIPSIKQVISNGISVNVTLIFSLARYEAVMDAYLDGLEASGLADLSRVTSVASFFVSRVDTLIDKMLEKIGTPEALDLRGKAAVAQAALAYKLYQKKFSGPRWEALVKKGAKKQRLLWASTSVKNPAYPDTLYVAPLIGPDTVSTMPDQALQAFVDHGIVSRTIDSNVSEAEGIYSALEKLGIDWSYVGTQLEIEGVDSFKKSFDSLLDTLQEKANSLNLVSL; encoded by the exons atgGCTACGATCTCGAAGCTCTCGAGCCCCACCCCTTGCTCTTCGCTGCGGCCCTCCGTCGGCCACCCCCGGTCGTCGCGGCCTCTCTGCTTCCTCGAGCTCCAGTCCCGGACCGCCTTCCTGTCCCGggtcgccgccgcctcctcctccgccgggCTTTCCGTGGGAAGCAACCGTCGCTCCCGGAGCTCGTTGGT GGTCACGTGCTCTCAGAACGTTGCAAATGGCAGTGTAGTCGAGAGAACTGCGCTGCATGATTTGTATGAGCGAGAAGGCCAGAGCCCCTGGTATGACAACCTCTGCAGACCTGTGACGGACCTAATTCCTCTGATCGCCAGTGGCGTGAGAGGGGTGACGAGCAACCCTGCG ATTTTCCAGAAAGCTATATCATCTTCAAATGCTTATAATGACCAGTTCAG AGAGCTTGTGCAATCAGGAAAAGACATTGAAAGTGCATATTGGGAGCTTGTGGTGAAGGACATTCAAGATGCATGCAAGCTTTTTGAGCCAATATACGATCAAACTGATGGTGGCGATGGCTATGTCTCTGTTGAAGTTTCCCCTAGACTGGCAGATGATACTGAAGGGACTGTTGAGGCAGCAAAATGGCTTCATAAAGTGGTTAATCGCCCTAATGTTTACATCAAGATCCCTGCCACAGCACCTTGCATTCCCTCAATAAAGCAAGTCATCTCCAATGGGATCAGTGTCAATGTGACT TTGATATTTTCATTGGCTAGATATGAAGCTGTCATGGATGCATACTTGGATGGCCTTGAAGCATCTGGGTTAGCTGATCTCTCCAGGGTTACAAGTGTTGCTTCCTTCTTTGTCAGTCGTGTGGACACCCTCATTGACAAGATGCTCGAGAAGATTGGAACACCTGAGGCCCTTGATCTTCGAGGGAAG GCTGCAGTGGCCCAGGCAGCTCTAGCTTACAAGCTTTACCAGAAGAAATTTTCTGGTCCAAGATGGGAGGCTCTtgtaaagaaaggtgcaaagaaACAGAGGCTTCTTTGGGCGTCCACTAGTGTAAAGAACCCAGCATATCCGGACACCCTATATGTTGCTCCTCTCATTGGACCAGACACT GTTTCTACCATGCCCGACCAAGCTCTCCAAGCATTTGTTGACCACGGCATTGTATCCAGGACAATTGATTCTAATGTTTCCGAAGCTGAAGGTATTTACAGTGCTCTTGAGAAATTGGGAATCGACTGGAGCTACGTTGGGACTCAGCTTGAAATTGAAGGAGTGGATTCCTTCAAGAAGAGTTTTGACAGCCTTCTTGATACCCTGCAAGAAAAGGCAAATTCTCTCAACCTGGTTAGCCTGTAA